Within the Salvia hispanica cultivar TCC Black 2014 chromosome 4, UniMelb_Shisp_WGS_1.0, whole genome shotgun sequence genome, the region tgataattTTTCAAACGCGGGACAGAAAAGTCgttaagaatttattttactagGAATCATTTTTTCTGCCAACTTACTTTCCCGTTAAAGAAACATGGTCTATAAATTATACTTCCTCCTCCTTGAGAAAATGTCTCATTTCGTCATTTCAGGATATCCGCAATTTAAAGtttcatttacctttttcatttaaagTAAATGGGTCACattattcaatcaaatcaataCACTCACGTTCtattataaactaatatataaaaataatattcatattccactaattaatttctcattttttttttcaaaaaatcaacaatttttagattgaaaaattaaataatcttgtTATTGAGATTATCATAATAAGGTAATAGGGATATTATACAATGAAACAATCAATTACCGATGGttgattttgaaaactaaagAATACTCAATAGTCAATACTAGTTGCAAATTGCATGGATtgttacataaaattaattgtccCGCATTTTATAAGACAATATTATCTAAATAGTGTAGACCGAATTTTGTCAAATATTATCGAATAAATAttcatcattaaaatatattatcaataatGAGTCATAATTACTGTtaccaaataaaatactcctataatacCATAACTTCAcagataatatttttatatgtaaaattgttagagagagaaacaaaaaaacaaaggaGTGTTAGAGAGAGATAGTGGAGAGTCTGTTTGGCGGCGAGTGCAACACGGCGCAACACAAGAGCGCGTGGCAGCAACGCTTCTGCACAACTGTATAGATTAGAGATAGAAACAAATTTCCAatgtcaaattaattataaataaaaaaaaaaaggaagcaAAGGAAAAAGCGAAAATTCCTTCACGAATTTGCAGAAGCACAATAGTCAAACTCACCCACAAACGTTTCTGGGTTTTCTTTCTGATTATTCTTCTCAAAATCAACCCAATATTGAGGCGATAAACGATGATGCCATCAATTACTTCGTCTTCTTCGGCTACTGTGAGAGTCGACAAAGCTACCAGCGAATTCTTGATCGGTCCCGATTGGACTCTCAATATGGAAATTTGTGATATTGTTAATTCCAATCAGATGTATGTTTCTTTTCAACATGTCaattcttttactattttgttttttgtttttgttttctcatGCAAAGTTGACTTCTTTACCGTTATCTTGTGTTGGGTTTTCTTGTTTGGTGGagaaaagattgaatttttgtgGGTTTTTGTTTTGGTGAACATGTTGATTACTGTTTTTTTTCTGTTCTGTTCAATTGCTACTCTATATCTTGTGTTGGGTTATCTGGTTTGGTGGagaaaagattgaatttttttgggtttttgtttgtgtttgtgaaCATGTTGattactgttttttttttgtgtgttcaATTGCTGTATTTTTTGGTGAGATTCTGGTTTGTTCTTTTCTTTGGGAATTGGAATTGGTATTTGATGTATTAATCAAGATTCTTGATACAAGTTATGTTAAAATAGGTAGATAATTGCCTATTGATACTTTCTTGTGTGgtgatataattttaaaatattgtataattcAATCCACAGCAAGAAATTGAGGGTTGTTGTGaatttttgtggttttttgtttgtgaattgtttcttttttgtttttgtgaacATGCTAATTACTGTTTTTATCAACATGTTAATTACTGTTTTTGTGTtcaattgttatatttttgggttgagattcTGTTTTGTTTTGGAATTGGGATTGGTATTGGTATTTGATGTATTAATGAAGATTCTTGATTCAAGTTAAAATAGGTAGATGATTGGCTAATAATACTTTCTTGTGTGgtgatataaattaaaaatgttgtATAATTTAATCCACGGCAAGAAATTGAGGGTTGTTGATGGGGGATTTGTTGTGTTTGATTGATTATGTAGCTGTTTGTATAGTCTCTCTCTTGTTATAGGATATATGTATTggaatttttatatttatggtaGAATTTTGTTCCGTCTCACTGTATAGGCTTGCTAAAGATGTTGTGAAAGCTGTGAAGAAACGGTTGCAGCACAAGAACCCGAAAGTTCAATTGCTGGCTTTAACGGTATTCCATCATGTTTCAATTCTGAAAAATATGGTCATAGTGGTTATTTGAGGCGAGATTAGTTGATTTTTGCTTCCTGTGTCTCGTTGTAGCTTCTGGAGACGATTGTCAAGAACTGTGGAGATTATGTGCATTTTCAGATTGCAGAAAAGAATATACTTCCGGAGATGGTCAAGATTGTAAAGAAAAAGGCGAgtttctatttaaattttgtgtctGCTTATCCTTTCTTGAATGATTCACAATTTCTGCTAAAACTTAGTGTAGCTCAAAAGCGTTGATATGATTTCTAGATTTGTATTTTCGTGAAAACTCGTCAACTAGAACGTGCTCAGTCTTATAGGTTTACTCTGAAATGCTTTCAGACTGATATGCACGTAAGAGATAAAGTTCTAACCCTGATTGCCTCATGGAACGAGGCATTTAGTGGGTCGGGAGGAAGATATCCTCAGTACTCTATGGCTTACGAAGATCTGAGGGTACATACTTCAAATTGTTTTTACTCCCACCTCTAGGGAGGAAGATGTACTAACTGCGTTGGCTTTTTATGGCAGCGGTTTGGTGTACACTTTCCCCGTCGCCCACCAGATGCTGCTCCAATACATACTCCACCTGCTACACATGCAGTGTTGACTCCTCCACCAGGTTATGGAATGCCAAGTAGCTCTTCTACGAGGCTTGATGAAGCAATGGCAGCTGAAGATACTTTAAGGTTCGAATTGTGTACTTGTTGGTCGTTGAGCCCATGAAACGTGATCGACTCTCTTAGTCTCTTAAATTTTTACTCTTGTAGTTTGTCAGGCCTGAACTCCATGCGCGATGTTCTTGAGCTCTTGACGGATATGTTGCAAGCCGTTGATCCAAGTGATCACTCGGTATCTTCATCGACAATCCTACACCTTTGCAGCTAGAAATTCTGAAATCATAGTTCTAAATAATTTCCTTTCTCTTTCAGGCTGTTAATGATGAAATCATAGTTGATCTTGTTGAGCAATGTCGCGTTAATCAGAGAAAGCTGATGCAGTTGTTGGGGACAACCGGGTTAGCATTTCTTGaatctagattttatttcttattctaATCACATTTATGTCTCTGACTCGTATGAATTCTTGACAGAGACGAAGAGATTCTCGTAAAGGGTCTTGAACTAAACGACAGCTTGCAGAGTGTGCTTGCGAAACACGATGCAATAGCATCGGGTTCCCCTCTTGCACCCCAACCCACCCCCCCCGCACGCGCTACTTCTGAGAACAATGAATCCAACCTCAGATCATCTGAAGTCAGCACACAACCGGCAACAGCTAACGAAGCACCGCCTGCACCCGCCTCTACTGCGATTGATGAAGAGGACGATGAAGAAGACGACTTTGCACAGCTCGCTCGAAGGttcacttaatttttttttttcactcttacGTGGCATACCGCAGTTTTTCCAACTCATCGGACATATTTTGAACTGCAGACATTCAAAAGCTCGGAGCGATGTTTCTCAAAACTCCAATACAGCTAAAAGTGACATGTTATCACAAGAAGCTCCCTCGAGCCCTGCTATGAGCAATGCACTAGTTCCCATTGACACGCCTGCATCAGTGGATACAAAAGATCAGAACATTGCAGAGCTCCTGAGCATCGTCTTGTCGACAGGTAGCAGCTCGAACGAGCAGACCACTTCTCCAAACCACATGCCTTCTTCGACCACCCCAGGTACTGTATTTTCCTCCGAGGCTTATCCTGCTAGCAACGGCTTCGCCTTGAACAACAACTACATCGCCCCATGGGCTCAACCTCAGCCACAGCAGCTGCCACAACAACCACAGCTTCAGCCTTACCAACAACCTTCATACAACTCACAGTCACCTGCGTATCTTCAGCCTCAGCCTCAGCCTCAGCCGCAATATCAACAGCAATATCAACCACAACCACAGCCTCAGCCTCAGCCTCAAAATTCGCAATATGCATACCCTCCTCCACCGTGGGCTTCTACTCCGGGTTACTACAGCAGTCATACCCCTATGTCAAGGCCCGCGTACACGTACTCGACTCCGACCCCTGCCTCATCTTCCAACAATGGAGAGGTGCAGGCAGCCAACTCTATTCCGAGGACAGGGGCAGGGGCTGGGCAGAAGCCGTTCATCCCTTCGTACAGATTGTTTGAAGATCTTGATGTGTTCAGCAGTGGGGACGGGAGATTCAGACCGACTAGTAACGCAACGCCGAGCTTGTCGGGGCCCACAAGCCAAAATATGGTTGGAGGGAGGAAGTGACCGTTATATTTTGGCACCTCAAGCAtgttggatttatttaatttttggtatatttggGAACAGTGGTGTAAGTATTAGGGTCGTTTGAATAACGGTTATTGAACTAGTGTTCGAGTTGGGCGCGCCTAAAATAAGTTGTTCTCCCAGAAAATAAAgggtgttttcttttttttttttacatttttcttatttcttgagattgaatttatgaattgaTCGATTGATTTCCAGTCACCATGTATTTCGTCTACTTGCCTAGTTGATTACAAGAATTTTGGATATAATAAAAAGGCAACAAATGTCATATTCAACCACAAAAATGTATTACCtctgtccaaaaaaaaatggacaaaGTTGTGAAtaacacatgttttaatgcataattggtcaaattaaaaaatatgacagAAAATGTTGTAGAAGTAGTGAGAGTGGATTGTGACGATCATGATCTATAgggtttatttgttttaaaacttTACATATTTAGAACtgatcaaattttggtggataagGGTATGTtcagtttcaaaatttatatttagaaattaaatatattagatAAATAAGCATATGATAATCCTAGGTACCCCCTTCaaccaaaataatttcacaactgAACCTTAAATAGATTATACATTATTGTATAATAATTAGTTATGATAACCAAACATCAcctaaatgtatatttatttgtttgtgtgAACCTCAGCAGTGGTGATTAATGTCGAAAGAGAACCTTAGATAGATTATTGtataataattagtcataaccAAACATCAcctaaatgtatatttatttgtttgtgtaTCAACCTCAGCAGCGGTGATTAATGTCGAAAGAGAACCTTAGATAGATTATTGTATAATAACTAGTCATAACAACCAAACATCAcctaaatgtatatttatttgtttgtatgTGAACCTCAGCAGTGGTGATTAATGTCGAAAGAGACTGACTTagaaaaaaacaccaaaacaTCAGATCAACAATTACTCTATAATTAGTCAGGAACCATTTCAACTATACAAATTGAACAAAGTTGCTGCAGTTTGTTAATGAGTACTGATGAAAAGAAGAGTAAATGGAAGGGGGTCGAAAtgataagaaaagaaaaggcacACTAAAGAAATACAGAAGGGCAAATGaagataaaagtaataaaaaaaaaacaatggaCATATTTACACCTTTCTTGACCTAAAAACAAAGATTATTTGCCAAAGCCTCCATAGAATCAGTCAATCCTTTCTTCCTTTTCCAAGAGTTGATCCAAATGAGTGGAGGCtcaattaatatatgtatattatacACCATCAACAGCGAGCCGAGCGATGCACTTTCATACAAAGAGACTGATGTTTCTCTGATTGATCAGAGTCAAATGCCGGCATGTAATGTAGTTGTTGCCAGGAGATTGAATGAACTCATCTTGGAGGGGAAATCTCTTCAGCATATATGGAAACACAAGAATCAGCAGCACCAGCAGCAAGTAATACTTGATAGGGATGGAAGGTCAGGCAGCTAACCGATCCTATCTTTTGGGCCATGAAAGTGGGATAGTACCGAATAGTGCCTAATGGATCGCCCTCCAGATTGAAGACCTTGATGAGTTGCTTGGCCGAGCCACTTGCAATGAGAGGGGCGTGCCTGTGGACGGCTAAAGCTGTAAGTGACCCCCTATGGGCATCGATTGTAAGGTACGTGTTTTTAGCACTTCTCATATCTAGGAACTGGATGTTTCCTGCTTGTGATGCACTCacaatctgaaaaaaaaaaggaaacaaacaGTGATGATGGACTCCTTCCAGATTTATAGCATGTATACACAAACTATACAGTTGTATATTAATTTCCTCTTCGTCACTGTATCAGTGGGTTGGTTCATCGGGGGAAGAAAACAGTCACCTTTGCTGGTTCAAGACCAGGTTGGAAGCCAATACCAACAACTCTTTCAACTCGTTGAGTGTGAGGCCGGGTTTCAGTAACAAGCCTAACCAATTTAggcaaaagaaaatgagttaCATGCCAATGATCAGGGCCTATAGCTTgagaaagaaataacaaaagatgTAGGGAGCCTTTGTATGTTAATCAAACATATGAAAGATATCTTACATCTCGGGAGTACGAATATCATATAATCTGACGTAACCATCCACAAAACCAGCAGCAAATTGACCTCCATGAACTTGAGAAACAGCCTGCACGTTTGAAGAAATTTGGTTAATCTACAAGCTCTTAGtgcaaattcattaattaaaaaaatgcaacgAACATGGGATAAGGCTCTGTTGATTGAGCGAAAAGGTCATGTGTAAAACACATAGAGAGTCAACAACTACTCAAAGTAAATGACTAACAAATTCTGGCATTTCAACCCACCAGTGCTGAGATGCTCGACTCTTGTGGCAAGGAAATGGTATTGACAAGCTGCTCTTTGTCCAGATCCCAAGCCATGATAGATGAAATATCACCAGAAGAAAACTGGATACACACAATAAAGGATTTCATTGACATAAAAATGTGTATCTTGacttttaaaaaagtaaaatacaagCACACATAGCA harbors:
- the LOC125222802 gene encoding TOM1-like protein 6, producing the protein MMPSITSSSSATVRVDKATSEFLIGPDWTLNMEICDIVNSNQMLAKDVVKAVKKRLQHKNPKVQLLALTLLETIVKNCGDYVHFQIAEKNILPEMVKIVKKKTDMHVRDKVLTLIASWNEAFSGSGGRYPQYSMAYEDLRRFGVHFPRRPPDAAPIHTPPATHAVLTPPPGYGMPSSSSTRLDEAMAAEDTLSLSGLNSMRDVLELLTDMLQAVDPSDHSAVNDEIIVDLVEQCRVNQRKLMQLLGTTGDEEILVKGLELNDSLQSVLAKHDAIASGSPLAPQPTPPARATSENNESNLRSSEVSTQPATANEAPPAPASTAIDEEDDEEDDFAQLARRHSKARSDVSQNSNTAKSDMLSQEAPSSPAMSNALVPIDTPASVDTKDQNIAELLSIVLSTGSSSNEQTTSPNHMPSSTTPGTVFSSEAYPASNGFALNNNYIAPWAQPQPQQLPQQPQLQPYQQPSYNSQSPAYLQPQPQPQPQYQQQYQPQPQPQPQPQNSQYAYPPPPWASTPGYYSSHTPMSRPAYTYSTPTPASSSNNGEVQAANSIPRTGAGAGQKPFIPSYRLFEDLDVFSSGDGRFRPTSNATPSLSGPTSQNMVGGRK